GGTGTCGCAAAAGGAATCTTTGATTTCCGAATACGCAGACGAAGGGGGAAACTGTTTGGAGTAAGCACAACAAGATTCTTCCTCTCCATTCCCGATCTCTTTTTAATCATTGCCCTTCAGTTGTTCATCATGGAAGGATACGAAGCAGGAATCTTACCTCATATTGTTGTTTATGGCAGCGACCAGGTAAGTGTTGTTCTATTAGACATCCTCTTCTTAGCTATTTATCCGCTATTTTACATAGCCAACATCACCTATTTCAGCATCCGAGACGAACAGGGAATGGACTACATACGCACCGCTTTCTCTAAAGGAACCTCTTCTTTTAGAGTACTATATCGCCATGTGTTGAAAAATTGCTTCGTAAAAATACTCAGCCATACCAATACGATTACACTCTATACTCTATCAAACTTATTTATTGTAGAATTTCTTACAAACTACCGAGGGGCTGCCTTCTTTTTTTATGAAACTGTGACCTCCCCTGAATTTTTCACTATCGGAATGAATATACAGGTTAAGCTATACCCGGCAGCAGGATATATCATTCTCTTTACCGCCGTTATATTTCTAGCGAAGGTTCTGAGTGAAATTGCAAAAGGACTCGTGTCACCGTTGGAAAGGAAGGGATTCAATTGAAGAATTATAAGCTGTGGATCAGCTCTATTTTTCTACTAGTCTTATTGATTTTTGTGTTTGCCGGCCCTTCCATGCCATTTGTCGATCATCAGTTAAAACAAACTGGAGTCATTAAAACCGAGGCGGGAAAGTTCTATTTGCCTCCCTTTCCTCCAATGGAAGGATATCCGCTTGGCAGTAATCATGAAGGGGTAGATATCTTAAGTCTTTTAGTAATGGGAGCAAAAGAGACATTAAGCATTGTGGTATCCGTTGTTCTCATTCGCTATGTGTTGGCGATTCCGTTAGCAGTTGCCGGCTTTTATTCCAAGTGGTTGGAAAAATTCCTGCAAGCATGGCAGCAGCTTTTTTCGTTTATGCCGCCTATCTTTTTTGTCTCTTTTTTCGTGACCCTGCCGTTAGTCTTTTTCTCTCCCGACCGCGGGTTCCGGGTGATTGTGATCCTGGCAGTCCTGGAAACGGGCCGTGTGGCAGAAATTATCCTACAACACATGAAGGAGACCAAGCAGAGGCCTTATATTGAAGCGGGGATTGCATCTGGCGGCTCACCTTTTAAGATGTTTAAAAACTATTATTTTCCCGCAGTCATCCCTCATATCATTATCTTAATCATTAACGATATGGGACGGGTGCTGTTCCTCATTGCACAGCTGGGTGTTGTCCATATCTATGTCACGCATAAATTTGTGACCGTGGAGAGTGGTGCATATGAGGTCGTGAATACTTCGCTCGCTTGGCCTACCATGTTTTCGACCATTACAAAGGATATTTTTACGTATGAGTGGATTCCGTTCTCAGTGATCGGGGCCATTGCCGTTACCATATTTATTTTCAATATGTTTGCGGAGGGCATGCAGCGATTTTTTGAAAAAAAATATCGAACGTTTCGATCCGATTTATAGAAACTTTTTCTCTTTCGATTCGTACATAGAGGAAAGAGGTGATGTACGAATGGAATCAAGAAAGGTTTTATCAAGCTTATGTTACTTTAGTATTTTTTTTGCAGGATTTATTTTTCCGCTTGTGGTGTATTTCGCCAGCAGTGATCAAGGAACGAAAGCACATGCCAAGAAATCGTTGTTCTCACATTTAATCCCGCTTATTTTTATGCCGTTTGTTGTGGTTGCTGTCATAAATGATTCTGTTAATTTTCAGAACGAGATTCCTATTTTTACAATTATTAGTTTAATCGTCATTGCAATCAGCGGAATTGCAGTCACGATTTGGAACATTGTTAAAGGCGTAAAGGTATTGCTTTCTGAATAAACTTTTAGAGGGAAAAATTATGAGCTGAGGTGGAAACCATGAAAGAGGAAAGAATCAGGATTTTAAAAATGGTGGAAGAAGGCAAGTTGAAGGTGGAAGAAGCTTTAACACTTCTTGAGGAATTAGAAAAAGCACAGCAGACAATGGAGCAGAAGCAGGAGCAAATGGTGAATGAGCTTTCGAATGCGGTTCAATTTGAAGAGGCTAAAAAGGAAGAAGCGTTTCAGGCAAAGTACCAATCAACAAAGGATAAGATTTTTGACTTTGTTGATTCCGCATTGAAAAAAATCAAAGACTTTGATTTTGATTTAAATTTTGGTCAATCCGTTGATATTTCTCATATTTTTCAGCATGGGGATGCAACTATGAAGGATATCGACATTGACGTGGCAAATGGCTCCGTCAAAATCGCTGCCTGGGACCAACCAGATGTAAGAATTGAATGTCAGGCAAAGGTCTATCGTGTGGAAAACCAAGACCAAGCACGCCAAAACTTTCTCCGCGATGTGCACTTTACGATCGAGAACGAGAAGTTACGGTTTTCGACCCAGCAAAAATGGATGAAGGTCGATGCAATTGTTTTTGTACCAAAGTCCCAGTATGACAGGGTGCGAATTAGAATGTTTAATGGGTTGGTTGTAGGAGAAGAAATGAATGTGGGCGATCTTCGTGTCAAAACCGCGAATGGAAAAATAAAACTGAATCAGGTGAACGGAAAGAAAGCGGAATTGGAGACAGCCAACGGCAGAATCAATGTAAACAGTAGTCTATTCGATGAGATCGAAGCAGAAACTATTCATGGTGCGATTATGCTAGAGGGTGAGTTTAAAAAGGTCGATACCCAATCCTTTAACGGAAATATTAGTTATAACGTACGAGGAAACAGTGCCGAATGGATTCAAGCAAAAGCAATTACGGGAGGCGTTGATGTCTTTATTCCAGAGGGGATTCCTGTCAATGGTGAGCTAAAAACCAATCTAGGTGGTTTTCATGTGAACCTCGTCGGTGTCCAAGTGCTGGAGGAAAAAACGGAAATGATCCAAAAGATACTTCGCTTCCAATCAGTCAACCATCCTGATAAAATGATGAGAATCTATGCAGATACCAAAACAGGTTCGATTACGATCCACAAATCACTAGAAGAGAAGTAGGCGAATTTTTTATTATGAGATGGCTGATAGGATGTTTAATTAACGCAGTATTGTTCATGGCACTTGCGGGCTATTTTCAGGAAAGCTTTCAATTGACAGGATTTTGGGCCGCCATACAAGCGAGCATTTTATTATCCATCTTAAATGTTCTCGTGCGACCGCTTTTAATTTTATTTACCTTACCTGTGACCATTTTATCGTTGGGGTTGTTCTTATTTGTCATCAATGCCATCACACTTGAGTTAACCGATTATTTAATGGGTGACGCATTTGAAATTCAAGGCTTCGGTATGGCACTGTTCTTTGCTGTCGTGATGTCTTTAGTGAATATTATCATTCATAAAACGATCTTAAAACCATCTAGTAACTCGAAGGATACATGAGGGTGCAACCTTGCACCCTTTTTTTATTTGGTTCTTTTTCAAAAAATGCTAAAATAGGAGGTAATGAAATTTTTTGTATTATTTGTGAACAATCGTTTATAAATGATACCCATTCATGAAGGAGGAAGCTACTTGCCAAAAGTACGCACGAAAGACATATTAGATAAATTTCAGCTTGAATTGGTCAGTGGTGAAGAGGGAATTAATCGTCCCATTACTACGAGTGATATTTCGCGTCCAGGAATTGAAATCGCCGGATATTTTGAATTTTATCCAGCGGAACGTATTCAACTTCTAGGAAAAACAGAGCTCTCCTTTTTCGAAGAGCTTTCTGAGAGTGAGCGAATATCAAGAATGGAGCGGTTATGTACCGATATTACTCCAGCCATTATTGTGACAAGAGATATTGAAGTACCAGTGGAATTAATTGAAGCGTCGGAACGCGAGTCTGTACCTGTTTTACGGACAAGCATGAAAACGACCCGTTTCTCCAGCCGCTTAACAAACTTTCTAGAAAGTAAGCTCGCTCCAACTACAGCTGTTCACGGCGTCTTAGTTGATGTGTATGGAATTGGAGTTTTAATTACAGGAAAAAGCGGTGTAGGTAAAAGTGAAACCGCACTTGAGTTAGTGAAGCGCGGACACCGCCTTGTCGCAGATGATTGTGTGGAGATTCGCCAGGAAGACCAGGATACATTAGTTGGTACGTCTCCAGAGTTAATCGAACATCTATTAGAAATCCGAGGTTTAGGTATCATCAATGTTATGACCCTTTTCGGTGCCGGTGCCGTTCGCAGTAACAAGCGAATTACACTCGTTATGAATTTAGAGATCTGGGATGCAAAAAAACAATATGACCGCCTTGGATTAGACGAAGAGAAAATGAAGATTATTGATACAGAGGTTACGAAAATGACCGTACCTGTCCGCCCAGGACGAAACTTAGCAGTTATCATTGAAGTAGCTGCGATGAACTACCGTCTAAAACGGATGGGTGTTAACGCCGCTCAGCAATTTACAGACCGTCTATCAGATGTGATTGAAGACGGTGAACACGAGGATATTTAAAGAGTAAAGGAGAGAGAGAGATGAACGAATCGATTCAGCCGCTAAACCCGATTGCCTTTTCTCTAGGGCCTATCGATGTACATTGGTATGGAATTATTATTGGTTCAGGTTTGGCGCTTGCCCTGTTCCTGGCAATTAGAGAAGGGGAGCGACGTGGACTTCCAAAGGATACATTTGCTGATTTAATGCTTTGGGCGATTCCGATTGCAATAATTTCAGCCCGTATCTATTATGTTGTCTTCGAATGGAAGTATTATATTAAACACCCGATTGAAGTACCGCAGATTTGGAATGGTGGAATTGCTATTCATGGTGCATTGATTGGTTCGGTTATCACTACGTATGTGTTTTCGAAAAAGCGTGGAATCTCCTTCTGGAAGATTGCTGATATCGCAGCGCCAAGTATTATTCTTGGACAGGCAATAGGCCGTTGGGGAAACTTCATGAACCAGGAAGCACATGGCGGGGAAGTCACAAGAGCTTTCCTTGAGAATCTCCACTTACCGGAATTTATTATTAATCAAATGTATATTAATGGAACGTACTACCACCCAACCTTCTTATATGAGTCTATCTGGGATTTTGTCGGCTTTTTCTTATTACTTTTACTTCGTCGCGTGAACTTCCGCCGTGGAGAGCTTTTCCTTTCCTATGTTATCTGGTATTCCATAGGCCGCTTTTTCGTCGAGGGGATGCGCACAGACAGCTTAATGCTTGGAAGCCTCCGTATGGCACAGACGATTTCGATTGTCCTTGTTGTTGCGGCAGTGGCGATCATCATTTACCGTCGTACCAAGCATCTTTCTAAGGCACATTATTTAGATCAAACCAATTAGTATCGAAGGAATAAAGAATAGAAAGGGGATAAGGGGGAAATGTTAGTAAGTTCAATAAAAAAAGGGCTGCTCGTTGGTTTAAAAACAACATGGACCTTGGGGAAAATTATTTTCCCGGTTACCTTGATTGTGGCCGTCCTGCAGTATACACCTGTACTGCCTTGGATTATCAAATTAATTTCCCCGCTCATGAAGTTGATCGGTTTGTCAGGGGATGCTGCAATACCGCTTGTACTGGGGAATTTCCTGAATCTATATGCGGCAATTGGTGCCATACTAACATTAGATTTTTCAGTCAAAGAAGTATTTATCCTTGCGGTCATGCTATCGTTTTCGCATAACTTGTTCATCGAATCCAGTGTGGCGATGAAGGCAGGTGTAAAGTTGTGGGTCGTGCTCGTGACAAGACCAGGACTTGCACTTCTTTCTGCGGTTGTGATTAACCTTGTATGGCATGGGGGCGGAGAAAAAGCGCAGTACGGTTTCATTGAGCAAAGTACTGTCCATGCGGATGGAGTTTTTGACATCCTCATGGTGGCTATGCAAAAAGCAGGGCTGGGTATTTTACAGTTAGCGATGATTGTAATTCCGCTTATGGTCGTCATCCAAATTTTAAAGGATTTACAGTGGTTACATCGTTTTTCAAAAACAATGGCACCAGTGACAAAAACACTTGGTATGAAAGAAAATACGTCAACGACAATGGCTGCCGGATTATTATTCGGTTTAGCATATGGGGCAGGCGTGATGATTCAGGCGGTAAAAGAAGACGGCGTCAGCAAGAAGGATATTACACTGGCATTTATTTTTCTAATGGCCTGCCATGCAGTGGTGGAAGATACACTCATCTTTGTGCCGCTTGGCATCCCTGTCTGGCCATTATTTTTGATCCGGCTTGGGGTAGCCGTTGTACTCACCTTAATCGTAGGTACCATATGGACACGTTCGGGCCTAGTAAAAAGAAAGGAAGCAACTTATGACTAACAAAATTACAACCGTTCTATTTGATTTAGATGGGACATTGATTGATACAAATGAATTAATTATTACGACCTATTTGCATACGTTGGAAAAATACTTTCCAAGCAAATATCAAAGAGAAGATGTTTTGCCCTTCCTCGGACCAACGCTGCATGAAGTGTTTGGCAATATGGACCCTGACCGCGTAGAGGAAATGGTTTCAGAATATAGAGCCTTTAACATTGCCAACCATGACGAATTAGTGAAAGAATTTGAAGGTGTACTAGAGACGGTGCAGACATTGAAGGAGCGCGGCTATAAGATGGGTATCGTCACAACAAAACGTCATGATGTTACCCTAAAAGGCTTACGCTTGATGAATCTCGAAGACTATTTCGAAGTGATTGTGGCGTATGATCATGTGGAAAAAGTGAAGCCAGACCCAGAACCGATTTTTAAGGCTCTTGAACAGCTAGGATCGACACCTGAAGAGTCGATCATGGTAGGAGATAACTTCCATGATATTTTGGCCGGAAAAAATGCAGGTACGGCAACTGCTGGCGTGGCCTGGTCGATTAAAGGCAGAGAATATGTAGCTAAGTACGAACCAGATTATATGCTAGAGAACATGAAGGATTTATTAACTATTCTCGGAGAGTGAGAAACATGAGGAACACGACCCGCTACCCTGTTGAAGGTGCGAACTCCTTGTGGCATGTCTATAAGACGGTGCCATTTTGGAAGGTTGTCAGAAATTTTATTGTCATTCAGCTGGCGCGTTATACGCCATTTTTGGGAATGAAAAATTGGCTTTATCGCACCTTCCTTGGACTTAAGGTGGGCGAGCAAACCAGTTTTGCATTGATGGTGATGCTTGATGTCATGTTCCCAGAAAAAATCAGCGTTGGCCGTAACACGGTGATCGGATACAATACAACCATTCTGGCCCACGAGTATTTAATTAAAGAATACCGCCTCGGGCCCGTTTCGATTGGCAGTGAGGTTATGATTGGGGCCAACTCTACGATTCTACCGGGGATAACGATTGGTGACGGAGCGATTGTATCGGCAGGAACGCTTGTGCACAAGGATGTTCCTGCAGGTGCATTTGTCGGTGGCAATCCGATGCGGGTAATCTATTCAAAGGAAGAGCTCGCCGAACGCTGGGCAGACGACCCAATCTACGGTGTTCAAAAATAAACATTGAAGGAAGCCTAGTTTAACGACTGGGCTTTTTTTTTTGGGAAAAATGCAGCTGGAGTTTGGGGTTTGGCGGAATAAATGAGAAAAGTGGCGGAATTACGCCAAAAGTTGGCGGAATAAATAGAATAGTTGGCGGAATTCTGTTAAAAGTCGGCGGAAAAAATCAAAAAAGTTGCGGAATCGTACCAAATGACCTCAAGAACAAAAATTGCATTCCGATGGATGAATCCAAAAACTAGGGTAAAATAATCAAAACTATGCCTATTTTCCAACAAGAATAACACTTTTTCATTGACGTACTGTGTCACTAGAGGTAAACTACTAATAACTTTAATTCGTTAGCATATTAGCAGACTAAAGCAAATGCAATTTTTACAAATAAAGGGTGAGCCAGATGAGTCGCTTGTTTATGTTTGAAAAGCCCTTGGGGATGCGGGATACCCTGCCGGAGCTTTATGAAAAAAAAGATCGTGTACGCACATACATGGCAGAAACGATGAAACTTTGGGGCTATCAATTTATTGAAACACCTACGCTTGAATACTATGAAACAGTTGGAGCAGCGTCTGCAATCGCTGACCAGCAGTTATTTAAATTACTTGATAAAGAAGGGCATACGTTAGTCCTACGTCCAGATATGACTGCACCCATCGCTCGGGTGGCAG
The window above is part of the Bacillus sp. SORGH_AS_0510 genome. Proteins encoded here:
- a CDS encoding ABC transporter permease subunit, translating into MIIRSIAYQAILWLITIFLFLSLLFLPRTTSYQTGSGGELLGAVYSYSFDQHMNQFKEFFQYIKENKGLGTIYNGYSLTTNIWRTFQKSMLIVIPALFLGFFLGVAKGIFDFRIRRRRGKLFGVSTTRFFLSIPDLFLIIALQLFIMEGYEAGILPHIVVYGSDQVSVVLLDILFLAIYPLFYIANITYFSIRDEQGMDYIRTAFSKGTSSFRVLYRHVLKNCFVKILSHTNTITLYTLSNLFIVEFLTNYRGAAFFFYETVTSPEFFTIGMNIQVKLYPAAGYIILFTAVIFLAKVLSEIAKGLVSPLERKGFN
- a CDS encoding ABC transporter permease subunit, which gives rise to MKNYKLWISSIFLLVLLIFVFAGPSMPFVDHQLKQTGVIKTEAGKFYLPPFPPMEGYPLGSNHEGVDILSLLVMGAKETLSIVVSVVLIRYVLAIPLAVAGFYSKWLEKFLQAWQQLFSFMPPIFFVSFFVTLPLVFFSPDRGFRVIVILAVLETGRVAEIILQHMKETKQRPYIEAGIASGGSPFKMFKNYYFPAVIPHIIILIINDMGRVLFLIAQLGVVHIYVTHKFVTVESGAYEVVNTSLAWPTMFSTITKDIFTYEWIPFSVIGAIAVTIFIFNMFAEGMQRFFEKKYRTFRSDL
- a CDS encoding DUF4870 domain-containing protein — its product is MESRKVLSSLCYFSIFFAGFIFPLVVYFASSDQGTKAHAKKSLFSHLIPLIFMPFVVVAVINDSVNFQNEIPIFTIISLIVIAISGIAVTIWNIVKGVKVLLSE
- a CDS encoding DUF4097 domain-containing protein, encoding MKEERIRILKMVEEGKLKVEEALTLLEELEKAQQTMEQKQEQMVNELSNAVQFEEAKKEEAFQAKYQSTKDKIFDFVDSALKKIKDFDFDLNFGQSVDISHIFQHGDATMKDIDIDVANGSVKIAAWDQPDVRIECQAKVYRVENQDQARQNFLRDVHFTIENEKLRFSTQQKWMKVDAIVFVPKSQYDRVRIRMFNGLVVGEEMNVGDLRVKTANGKIKLNQVNGKKAELETANGRINVNSSLFDEIEAETIHGAIMLEGEFKKVDTQSFNGNISYNVRGNSAEWIQAKAITGGVDVFIPEGIPVNGELKTNLGGFHVNLVGVQVLEEKTEMIQKILRFQSVNHPDKMMRIYADTKTGSITIHKSLEEK
- a CDS encoding phage holin family protein translates to MRWLIGCLINAVLFMALAGYFQESFQLTGFWAAIQASILLSILNVLVRPLLILFTLPVTILSLGLFLFVINAITLELTDYLMGDAFEIQGFGMALFFAVVMSLVNIIIHKTILKPSSNSKDT
- the hprK gene encoding HPr(Ser) kinase/phosphatase, which gives rise to MPKVRTKDILDKFQLELVSGEEGINRPITTSDISRPGIEIAGYFEFYPAERIQLLGKTELSFFEELSESERISRMERLCTDITPAIIVTRDIEVPVELIEASERESVPVLRTSMKTTRFSSRLTNFLESKLAPTTAVHGVLVDVYGIGVLITGKSGVGKSETALELVKRGHRLVADDCVEIRQEDQDTLVGTSPELIEHLLEIRGLGIINVMTLFGAGAVRSNKRITLVMNLEIWDAKKQYDRLGLDEEKMKIIDTEVTKMTVPVRPGRNLAVIIEVAAMNYRLKRMGVNAAQQFTDRLSDVIEDGEHEDI
- the lgt gene encoding prolipoprotein diacylglyceryl transferase, whose translation is MNESIQPLNPIAFSLGPIDVHWYGIIIGSGLALALFLAIREGERRGLPKDTFADLMLWAIPIAIISARIYYVVFEWKYYIKHPIEVPQIWNGGIAIHGALIGSVITTYVFSKKRGISFWKIADIAAPSIILGQAIGRWGNFMNQEAHGGEVTRAFLENLHLPEFIINQMYINGTYYHPTFLYESIWDFVGFFLLLLLRRVNFRRGELFLSYVIWYSIGRFFVEGMRTDSLMLGSLRMAQTISIVLVVAAVAIIIYRRTKHLSKAHYLDQTN
- a CDS encoding nucleoside recognition domain-containing protein, which translates into the protein MLVSSIKKGLLVGLKTTWTLGKIIFPVTLIVAVLQYTPVLPWIIKLISPLMKLIGLSGDAAIPLVLGNFLNLYAAIGAILTLDFSVKEVFILAVMLSFSHNLFIESSVAMKAGVKLWVVLVTRPGLALLSAVVINLVWHGGGEKAQYGFIEQSTVHADGVFDILMVAMQKAGLGILQLAMIVIPLMVVIQILKDLQWLHRFSKTMAPVTKTLGMKENTSTTMAAGLLFGLAYGAGVMIQAVKEDGVSKKDITLAFIFLMACHAVVEDTLIFVPLGIPVWPLFLIRLGVAVVLTLIVGTIWTRSGLVKRKEATYD
- the ppaX gene encoding pyrophosphatase PpaX; this translates as MTNKITTVLFDLDGTLIDTNELIITTYLHTLEKYFPSKYQREDVLPFLGPTLHEVFGNMDPDRVEEMVSEYRAFNIANHDELVKEFEGVLETVQTLKERGYKMGIVTTKRHDVTLKGLRLMNLEDYFEVIVAYDHVEKVKPDPEPIFKALEQLGSTPEESIMVGDNFHDILAGKNAGTATAGVAWSIKGREYVAKYEPDYMLENMKDLLTILGE
- a CDS encoding DapH/DapD/GlmU-related protein; protein product: MRNTTRYPVEGANSLWHVYKTVPFWKVVRNFIVIQLARYTPFLGMKNWLYRTFLGLKVGEQTSFALMVMLDVMFPEKISVGRNTVIGYNTTILAHEYLIKEYRLGPVSIGSEVMIGANSTILPGITIGDGAIVSAGTLVHKDVPAGAFVGGNPMRVIYSKEELAERWADDPIYGVQK